TATCTTTAAAATAATATCTCTTAGATGTATTCCCTGAAAATTTAGAAAATATACTAAATAAGTGATTATATAATAATTATACTCACCTTAACTAAAAAAATTTACTACTAATATAAAATTATTAAAACCTTTACAGTAACAATTCACATTTCATAGTTCTCAATTCACAATTGTATATTGATTAATTTTTCTCATATACAAAACTGTTATACTTAAGTGTTGTTATTAAAACAAAAACACCTGTGCCATGTGCCATGCAACCTGTTACTTGAACTCCACCACTACTTAACTAGAACAGATGCCAATATTCACTTTAACTATATCTCTATCCCACTAAGAAATATCCTCAAGCTACATGAAAGTTCAACTTTCATTAGCTCCCTGTAAAACACCACTAGAAACCCAATATTAACAAGAAAATAAGACTCAATAAACACCTTATGACACCACCCCTAAGATTTAAGAAATTCCGCAGGAATTTCAACCACTCCTGAGCACTGTGCACTGAAAAAAAGAGTATTGTAAAATTACCACAGTAACCTCACAATACTCTTTATTATCTTATAATTATATTCTTCCAAAAGTCTTTGTTAAATCATGAATCTTATCAGCTAATTCATCAGATAACTGATCCTTTGTAGCTCTCCACTTCCAGTTCTTACCTAGAGTTGATGGTTCATTCATTCTTGCTTCATTTCCTAAATCTAAGAAGTCTTGCATTGTAGCAATTGAAAGGTTAGCAATACTTTCCCATACTCCTCTAATGAATCCCCATCCATATCCTTCTTCTTCATTTAATCCAAGATACTTCACGCAATTCTTTCTTTCTTCTTCAGTAGTCATAGTTTCAAACCAACCTCTGAATGTATTATTATCATGAGTTCCTGTATAAGCTATACAGTTTCTTGGATAATTGTATGGTATATAACTACTATCATCATCACCAAAAGCAAATTGAAGAATTTTCATTCCAGGGAAACCGGTTGCCCTTAAAAACTCCTTCACTTCATCAGTTAAGAATCCTAAATCTTCTGCTATTATATCAACTTTTCCTAAAGCTTTCTCAATAGCTTCAAATAACTTAATTCCAGGACCTTTAACCCATTTTCCATTTATAGCTGTTTCATCACCATAAGGAATTTCCCAATAAGATTCAAATCCTCTGAAGTGATCTATTCTAACTACATCATATATTTTTAAACTTTCTCTAACTCTATCAATCCACCAACTAAATCCGTCTTTTTCTAATTCATTCCAATCATAAATAGGATTTCCCCAAAGTTGTCCTGTAACTGCAAATGCATCTGGAGGACACCCTGCTACCTTAGTTGGTATCATCTTTTCATCTACTTTAAAATATTTTGGATTACTCCATATATCTGCACTATCTTCTGAAACATATATAGGAATATCACCTATTATTTTTATTCCATTGTCATTAGCATATTTCTTAAGTGCTGACCATTGTTTAAAAAACATATATTGTACAAATGTCCAGAATTCGATTTCATCTTTTAATTTTACTTTGCACTCATTAAGAGCATTCTCTTCTCTTAATTTAATAGGTTCTTCCCAGTTTTGCCATGACTCAAGATTATGATCATTTTTTATTGCCATATATAAAGAATAATCTTCAAGCCAAAGTTCTTGTTCCTTTTTAAAATTTTCAATTTCAGAAACTAATTTTCCTTTAGAGTTTTCATAAGCTCTTCTTAAAACTTTCATTCTTGATACAAATAATGTACCATATTCTACGCTTTTATCGTTCCCACCAAAATCTTCGT
Above is a genomic segment from Clostridium bornimense containing:
- the malQ gene encoding 4-alpha-glucanotransferase — encoded protein: MKRSSGILMHISSLPGKYGIGTFGKEAYEFVDFLKKSGQSYWQILPLGQTSYGDSPYQCFSAFAGNPYFVDFDILEKEGFLSKEEYENEDFGGNDKSVEYGTLFVSRMKVLRRAYENSKGKLVSEIENFKKEQELWLEDYSLYMAIKNDHNLESWQNWEEPIKLREENALNECKVKLKDEIEFWTFVQYMFFKQWSALKKYANDNGIKIIGDIPIYVSEDSADIWSNPKYFKVDEKMIPTKVAGCPPDAFAVTGQLWGNPIYDWNELEKDGFSWWIDRVRESLKIYDVVRIDHFRGFESYWEIPYGDETAINGKWVKGPGIKLFEAIEKALGKVDIIAEDLGFLTDEVKEFLRATGFPGMKILQFAFGDDDSSYIPYNYPRNCIAYTGTHDNNTFRGWFETMTTEEERKNCVKYLGLNEEEGYGWGFIRGVWESIANLSIATMQDFLDLGNEARMNEPSTLGKNWKWRATKDQLSDELADKIHDLTKTFGRI